CCCCTGAGGACGGGGCCCTGACAAAGACAAGGCCCTCAGATGGTCACCTACCTCCAGCCGTGCAGCAGGAAGCCGGGGCACTGTTCCCTGCAGGAGTTGCAGGGCTGGCCGCGGTCTGGGTCCTCCGCCTCGGGAGGCTGAAGTGGGTGAGGGCAGACGCGGTACCAGACGAGgtgcgggggcggggagagagaagtCAACGCCCACCTCTCCACTCCCAGGCCCGCGACCGCACGCCAGGGCCTGTCCCACCAGGGCAGCGGTGGGCAGGCTGGGACAGCGCCGGGAGTGCAGGAGAGGAGGACACAACTGAGGTAGAGGCGGGGAAGTTGAGGCCACCTTCCTATATACCCCTTTTCAGGGAATTCCCTTCCCCCTCACCCAGCCTTGGACACCTCCCACCAGCCTCTGACTCATCCAGGCCTCAAACACCTCCCCCAGAACTCAGAACACTCTCCACACCAGAGCACCGAGACTCTAATGTGGGTGTCCCTCCCAGGCCTCATCTTGGCCCCTTCTCCATCCAGGAGGCCAGCAGCACTCCGATTCCACAGGGTAGGAGTCTGAGGCCCCATCCTCACTTGGGATCCCCACATGAACCCTGTCCCTCTTTTCCGAAGCCCTTCCCCCAAACCCTGGCTTCCCCCCTTTCATACCTAAGGAACTGGATCAGGATCTCAGGAGGCCCATGATCCATTCAATAATCCCCACCCCAAGAAGTCTTGGCCTTTGGTCCTTTGGACCACCAAACCCAGACCCCACTTAAAGACCCCCTCCAAAGGAAGAGCAGCCCCACTATCTAGTTGGTCAAAAAGCTCCTGGCTCAGGTAGAAGCCTGGAAGCCCTCTAACTCCAAATCCTAATCCCTGGACCCTTAGTATTTAGGCACCTCAGGAGTGTAGGACCTCACCCCTAAGATCACTTTCTGCCAAGGTACAAGATTCCCTCAGATGCTCAGGAGGTCCTTACTCAATTCAGGACTCCACGATCCAGTCTTTTGGCCCTCAGAATCCCCTCCCAGAATTCACACGAGAGGACCACCAGGTCCTGGGGTGCTGATGGAAGTGTGCAGAGAGGCGATTAGGGAGCATCTGCCACCAGATCTCCACGTTCCTTCATCCACACGTTTCCAGCAGCCCCAGCCCGTCTGTTCTGGGAATCTGGAGATGGGGATTCCCAAACCCTCAGTGGCGCGCCTCCTCGCTATCCctatcctctgccccctctcctgggcctcagtttacccctgACTCCCACCGCTGCCCCGAGTATCGCTCACCGCGCGACCGGAGCGGCGCCTCCGGGACCCACGCGCGAACATGGCGCGCCCGGGCAGGGTCAAGCCGGACAGGGTCAGGCCGATGGAATCCTCACGGGCCGTCAGGCCACCGCGCGTCCGGCCTGGGAGATCTGTTCCGTATATCTGACACCGGCATGGGAGGAGCGCGCCAAGCACCGCCCGCTCCTGGGCCTGCACTCACTCCTGGGCCAAGGCGCCCCCTGCCTAGAGGTGAGGGGCACGCAGCCCAGGAGCGCCGTACAGGAGAGCTCCCCAGCTTTCCCGCCCCGAGCCAAAACCAGGCCTCAGAAGGCACGCCTCCCAGAACCTCAGGGTAACACATGGCCTCTCACGGAATATTTTAGGGCCTgaagaggcggggggggggggggggggggggatgggatgggggaaggcgggggaggggaactTGGAAGTGGCCACCTGGCTGCAAGGAGTGGTGCGCTAGGGTACTTGTACTGGCGTTTCATGTCCATTTATCTTGGATGTTATTGGGAGGAGGGGTTAAAGCCACCTCTtggccccctccccactggtgATCTTCTGAGGGTCTCTTTCTCCCCAGTGAATGCTGCAAGTGTGATCCCCAAGCCCATCACAGTCCCAGCTGGTGCTCCCTCACCACCATCAGAGAACTAACTCTTATTCACCCCCATAGCCCCCACACCAAAACTCTATCAGAGCCAGGACCATTTGATATTTATGGGGAGAAGGTTAAAGTCACAGGCCAGGTTTGGAGGCCCTACTCCcggctccctccccttccttacAGGCCCAGCTGTCTCGTCCCCTAAATCCTGAGAAATAGATACTAAAGccttccctccctggctcccatttttctctctccagttAGATATCCCTTTCCCTGAGTTCAGTCCATAGCTGGGAGTCTCTCCTTCACATGTCAGGCTTCACGGCCCctcagggctgggaggagggggtccCTGACCTGGCAGTCAGGACTCAGGTACCAGGCAGGGGTTTCTAATTAGGCAAGGTGGCGGTGGCAGCTGGGCCTTTTATTATGGGCACAGGGGACCTCATCCATACCCAGCTCCAATATGCACATCCCAGTCACTtcccgcccctccctgccccatggAGTAGCCagggaatgagtgaatgaatgaactaatgagTCACCCCAGTGCCCTGCCTCCTGGCCTTGCAGCCCATTGGGTCTCCCAGTTCTCCatctggggcagaggaagaaaatgtcAAGAAAGCAGAGTCTGAAGAATATGAGGTGGGTTAGGTAGAAAGAAGTCTCCCTATTAAGTGTAGGGGTTCTATTCAGACCATTTGGGGTTTGAAGACAGGGTTCCACGGAGTCTGGGAAGGAGAGTGGCTAGTGGACCAGAATTAGAACTGAACCATAGAAAGAGCATTCAGCCGGTTGCCAGTAGTGGGACACTGGGCAGGACTACTCAGAGTGTGACTTAAAGTGATCAACAGGAGAGGCTTCACAGAGGATGTGGCTTGGCATAACACTGCTGGAGGGACCTAAAATGATGGGGTGACTTGAATGGCAGGTCCAGCAGGTCAGGGGCGGAGCTtcctctttctacctctcccccatCTGTCCTTCTTCTCAtcccccaccactgcccccccAAAAAGACACACTGAGAAATCAGAGCCGGGTGGACTAGGTGGTTGAGGAGTTTATTTAGGGGAGGAGAATTAATCCTATTTGTTCTTCCTTGGGGAGGTCTTCAAACAATACTGAAGGGCAAGGAAAAGGGTGGGTGtctggaggagagggggagggaccaCAGCCAGACAAAGTGGCAACACACAATCACAGGCACTACCGACGTCACAGACACAGCAGTGGGTGCAGGATAGGGACTCCAGACCGGGTCTCCAACCACCCCAGGATGGGTGGGGgtatggaaggagggaggaggcaaggaaaggggaagaagggtgGGCTGGCCCCACAGACCTGTTGGCTCTGTCCTCTGATTACCTAGCTGTCCCATCATGGGGGTGGGCAAGGGTGTGGAGGATGCTTCTCTCTGGGTCCCACCCCTTACCCTCCAAGCTATACCTCTTAGCTCCTCCCAGGCCAGTTCAGTCCCCAGCTTTGGCCAGGGAtattcctgccccccccccaactgccaAACTTGCCCActctaaaacatattttttcactGCTCCATTAGGGTGGGCTGCCCCTTCTGAAACCACCATGAACACCCACTCTAAGCCCTGCCCTGCCTAGAACCCAGACCATGACCTCACCTCAAGCTTAGCCCATTCCTGAATCCCACTTCTTCCCTTGCACAAGATCTATCCCCTTTAGAATCAAACTCATTCTCCTGAATGTTCCTAGTTACACCCCTTCCATAGACCTGTCCCAACACAAGACCTTCCCACTTTGGAGCCTTCCCCATTACCTGATTCAGGCCCCACCCCTCTAGAACCATGCCCTCAATGATCTTCCAAATGCAGTCTCCAGGTTCCAAGTCACACCCCTTACACAAAATCCTGTCCTACTCCAAACCCTGCCCACTCTTGAGGCCCAAGCCCTGCCTCACTCAAGGCTCCACCCATTCTAGAACCATGCCCTCAGCCTCCTTCCAAGACCCACTCCAGAATGCCCTAGGGCATCCTTCTTCTGACTCCAGATCCAGTATGGCTGACTAGTCCTCTCCACCCCAGAGCTCCTCTCCAAGTCCACCTTGCATCTCAAGTCCACCAGTCTACCTTTATCCCCTCTCAGGGTTGAATTTCCCCTAATGGCCCCTGTCCAGGCATTGCTGGAGGAATCCAGGCCAagttgggagaagggaagggagagaggggagagaatctgaagtcacacccaccctccccacataGCTGAAATCCGTTTTTTCCCTGTCCCCCTTTCAGAGTCCCCCAACCTCAGGGCACAGGGCCAGAGAACAGAGAGGGGCCAAGGGATGCAAGGGAAGCAGTGGGGTAGGAGAGGGGCCCACTCAAGGTCAGGCCCCTAATGCATGAGGGGtgtggagtgggggcagggctcagacagataaatagatatttatatataatatatatatatataaacagcaAAGAGAGTTAGAGTCTCCTGGCTTGAGGGGCGGAGACCTGGGGTgtaggggtgggaaggggggcagggCTTCTGAGCTCTTGCCCACCCATGGGGTCCTCCCGGGCTGCACTGACCTGTGAAgacaaaagacacagaaaggagaGGGGGTCCAGACTTAGGTTATACCCTtagggaggggggctgggcttCTATGCCTCCACCTTGGCTTTACTCTCTGTCTGCcatgctttttcttccttcttccttcactcATAGTCCCCTAGCTGCTCCTATTGGGAAGATATACCTTGCGCCCACTAGGTTAAGTATCAAAGACATTATggtcacccctcccccaacccccaaaagtCCATTTACAGGTAATGTTCTAGCCATTGGTGATCAACTGTATTGggcaaaacaaaaatccttatCTTTGTGGTGCTTGCATTGTGGCAGAGGAGACAGACTTCAAACAATAACGAAAATGTATAAGTGAGTTGTAGGATGACATAAGGAGATAATAAgggaaatgtaaaaacaaaaagtagaccAGGGTGAGGGGGATTAGGAGTACCAACAGGGGAAGAAATGTTGCTGTAGTAAGTAGGGTAGTCAGAGAGGACTTCATTTAAGAAGTGATATTGGAATAAAGAATTAAGGAGGTGAAGGAATTTGCCATGCAGATAACTGGAATgaagagcatttcaggcaggGGGAACACCCAGTGCAAAGTCCCTGGAGTGGAACCATGTCTAgtgtgtttgaggaacagcaaggaggtcCATGGGGCTCGAGtggtatgagcatgggaggaggtGATGTCAGAGAGGTAGGTAATGGGGTCATATAGGGCCTTGTGGACTAGGTTGGGAGGACATTAGTTTTGACTCTGGATGAGGTGTAAGTCATGGGAAGATTTTGAGCAGAGAAGCATAAAATGAGAGTAAAATATCTCATgttgtttctattatttcctcaataaatgtttcttaacaTTAGTAGGGCTCTGATATATGTACAGCATAAATAAGTCATGGTGACATCCCCTAGTTTAGTGGAAGAGATAGTCAATAAACATATTAACTAATAATCATGGACTGTGATAAAGAAAAGCATGGGATACTAAAACAGAGATAAGAAAggggacttggggcgcctgggtggctcagttggttaagtgtccggcttcggctcaggtcatgatctcccggtttgtgagtttgagcccctcattgggctctgtgctgacagctcagagcctggagcctgctttggattctgtgtctcattctctctctgcccctcccctacttgtgctctgtctctctctgtctctcaaaaataaataaatgtataaaaacttaGAAAGGGGACTAGTAAGCCGCTGGCCAGGTAAGGTTATCAGGGTATGTGGGTGCAAAACTCCAGGGGGAGAGCAAGTACCACGGTCCTGAAGTTGGATTGTGCCTGGAacagagttgggggtggggagtggtagGAAGCAGGAGGTCAGAGAAGTGATGGGTAAGGCTTTGTGTAGACCCTGGTGAGGGCATTGGCTTTTAATGTGAGATGGGAGCCCAGGCAGAGCTCTGAGCACAGGAGGGCAGTGTCCTGATTTAGAATTTAACAGGATCCCTCCCAATGCTGTGAGTAGAACAGAATGGGAATGTGGGTGGAAAGCTATGAAGATGTCCAGGCTCGGAGAGGACAGTGAGAAGTGGAAGattatggatatattttgaaggtagagtcaACAGGGTTTTTTGATGAATTAGATGTGAGGTACCTAATAAACTCTTCCCTATCCTTTCCATACTGGCCAAGTGCAAGAAGCTACCTCCACCCACGTGTTGCCATCcccctgcctcttctccccatttccttccctcctACGTGAGGAAATCACACTTCCCTTTTCAGGCCCAGCAAAAAGGCCCGCAAGCTTTCGCATTGCCTTCGCCGCCCCCTTTTCCTTCTGTGAAATTCCACACCACCTCCCTCACCACTAGGGTTGGGGAGAAGTGGCAGAtctgtcacttcctctgggaTTGGTGGGCTTGTCTGACCTTCATGACCCAAGCCTGTTTACCGTCACCATCTACCTGCCTTATCCTAACATATTGGCTTATCAAGCAGTTCTAAGGCCCACCTCCTCTTCCCACCGTAGCTCCTACACTATGCAAATCTCCCTGCCATTCCCTTCAGAGAGGCACTTCTACTTCTCTCCCATTGGTTCTTCATTCTGCCCATCTTCAAGCACCACTCTCTTGCTCTTTATTTATTGGCTAGTTTTTCGTCCTTAGCATGTAGCTCCGCCTCTCTGTTGGCTCTTCCAACTACCCTGCATCTACGAATCACTTATTCTTGACTCTTATTGGTTTACTGACCCGCCCGTCTCCTTTCCTATACCCTCCTTGGCCGCACCGCCCGCCAGTCACTCACCAGACTACATCTGATTGGAGAAGGAGGTGGGCGCACCCTGAGGGCCATAGCCTTGCTGCCCGTAGTCTCCCTGTGGGTAGCCGCCACCACCGCCGCCGGTGGGCTGCCCGTAGTCGGGCTGGTAGCCACCCTGGGGTCCGTAGGAGTCCTGGGGCCCGTACCCGCCGGGGCCCTGCCCGTAGCCCGCCTCGCCATAGGCGTCCCCGGGCGCTGGCTGCTTCTCAGGGGCGCCAGGGGGTGCGCGCATGAATGGGGCGGCCCAGCCTGTCTCCTTGAACACGAACCACAGGTTGCCGACCCAGAGCACCAGATTCAGGAAGCCGAATACCTGCGGGGAGACAAAGCCCTGCTGTCGCACCGCGCGTCCGTTGACTTGGCCCTGGGGAACATCGAGACTGCGCGTGTTGGGCCTCCCGAAGGGTGGTGGTTTCTAAAACTCGGACCCTGTAGAGTCCTGGGGCATGAACGTAAATGTGGAGAAAAGTCACCTGGGGTGCGGGGGCATGAGACTTGTTAGAATTCAGATTCTCGGGGATGTTGACATCactgttacatatatatatttatacatgtataaaatatggTAAACAATATAAATTTGTAATATAGTAAAATGCTaagtataaatttttattaaatatgtaggTATACCACTAATagatgcatatacacacataggtatgtatatgcaaatatatgtatatacacatacaacatatataaatatgtacttttatattaaaacacatatatagaacttaaatatatgtaatataattcaATTTTGGGGCAGGAAGTAATATCTCCTCCTTATAGttgaaactgaggcccagctcTAGAGGCTAAGATGCTCAAGGTCTCACACCCAGCAAGCAACAGAAAAAAGTTGGAATCTTAGCATCTAACACTTGTACACAACTTACCACGTGCCAGGCCCTTTTCTAAACACTTTGTTATTAGTTCGCTAAATACTCAACTTTGGAGCAGGACCTCGTACTAGTTTTCAATTTACATGCTCAGACTGAGGCCGAGATGCTGAGTAACTAGTTTTGAGCTcacaggtggcagagctgggattgaaaCTCAGACAGTTTGACTCCGGCCAGTAGGGGGCGTCCAAGTGGGAAACATTTCAAGTTACTCTCATTCTGCATACTGTATAAGGACACTGAGGTCCCAAGGCTGTCTTGAGTCGTCAGAGATTCTACATGACTAGGCTGGGCCTGGGATCCAGATCTCCCTAACCTAATTGGTCAGAAGGTCTTATATTCCCCTCTTGGGGATTATTTGGGGTATCGCAGTGGTTAAAATTTCTATCTCATCCTTTAAGGCACTGTTGTTGGCATGcttcctccagggagccctcTTGGATCTCCTCTGAATTCtcctctcatactctctctccaCCACTCCCCATGCCAGACAGTGggtttcccagcctccttccccagctgGCCCACCATCCCAGTAACCTTCCCAGGGCTTACCACTGAAGTGTTGAGGCCAGAGGTCACAGGGTCCCTCAGCTCCTTGCATGTATTCCCTGTCTGATGGCAGACAGACATCCCCTTGATAATGTTCTCTGGGTCAGTGGCCATCTTCACATCTGACAGCCCCTTGGCCCATGCTGATGAGCTAACCAGCCACATGAAGGCGAACACTGCCGTGGCCAGAAAGTCCTAGGAcagacagaggagaggcagacaaCGCTGTGAGTGGGCCGCTTCATGTCATGCTGTGGCCTCCTCAGATCACAGGCTTtcttggggagggggaggtgtcCTTCAGAAAAGCCCTGTCTCTCCTCTACCTTTTGAGCTCTGAAGCCACCAATACTCACTTGAAGGTGAGCGTTCCTAGCttgggcttgtgtgtgtgtgtgtgtgtgtgtgtgtgtgtgtgacacagagGATGTGGGAGTGTAATTGTGATGTGTGGGTGTGGGCGTAGGGGGATTTTGTGGGATGGTTTCCGAATGTGTGGAAAGTAGTGTGTCTTCATGCTTTTGTCTGAATGTGGGAATCTGTGTCATTTTGTGTCTGGGATGAGGGTGTATGAGTACAGCTGTGTAGGAATCAGTGTGTCTGGTGGCACAGTGACAGGCATGACTGTCACAGTGAACCTCTGTGCACCTTTCTTTGATCTAGACTGTGTGGTTGTGTGTGAGGTGGCGGGTTTCCAGGTGTAGGCCTGTCTGGGATTCTGTGTGGGCTATGAGTGTGTCCCTGTCATTCTATGATTTGGTTTCTTTTATGCTCACAGCCTCAGCAGCAGTAACATCTGTGGCTGTTATAGTGACTGCTTGCATGTGGGACTGTCTGGGTTCGGTGTGGCCTGTGAACATGGTGGTGTCCCTGAGCCTTCATGTCCCCCTGGCCCCTGCATTTGAGTGGCGGTGTGGGCTCACCATCATGGGTCCTTTGTTATTCTCTCGGTACTTGTTCTGCAGGAAGATGTAGGTGGCCAGAGCCCCCATGGAGTAGAGGAAGGCAAACACGGCCACTGTGACAAAGAATTCGGCTGATGAGGAGTAGTCTCCCACCA
The DNA window shown above is from Lynx canadensis isolate LIC74 chromosome X, mLynCan4.pri.v2, whole genome shotgun sequence and carries:
- the LOC115507667 gene encoding synaptophysin, with protein sequence MLLLADMDVVNQLVAGGQFRVVKEPLGFVKVLQWVFAIFAFATCGSYTGKLRLSVECANKSESDLSIEVDFEYPFRLHQVYFDAPTCRGDTDKVFLVGDYSSSAEFFVTVAVFAFLYSMGALATYIFLQNKYRENNKGPMMDFLATAVFAFMWLVSSSAWAKGLSDVKMATDPENIIKGMSVCHQTGNTCKELRDPVTSGLNTSVVFGFLNLVLWVGNLWFVFKETGWAAPFMRAPPGAPEKQPAPGDAYGEAGYGQGPGGYGPQDSYGPQGGYQPDYGQPTGGGGGGYPQGDYGQQGYGPQGAPTSFSNQM